GCTGCTCGTTTTCCTGGCCTTCCTCGTGTTCTCGATGGGGAAAGCTCTGGCCCCGGCAGTCGCATGGCTCTTCCTGATCGAGTCGATACTGACCCTTCTCATTCCGGGCATGCTTCTCCTCACCGGAAAGTGGGGTCCTGTAACGGCGGTCAGTGCAGCAGCCGGCAGTTAAATTTGAAAAAAATTTAAAGAGGATTCTTTAACGAAAGGGAGGATCGCGGTTTAATCCGCTATCCTCCCTTTTTATTTCACTCCCGGATGGCCCGGCCTTGCACTCACCTGCGAAAATTTTTAAAATAAGAGTAAGTTAATCCCGAGGAGGTCTGATAATGAGAGACGTATATATTCTTGGCGTGGGGACGACTGCCTGCGGCAGATTCCCGGATAAAGCGGCCCATGTGCTCGGGCGCGAGGCGGCCTGGGCGGCGATAAAGGACGCCGGAATCCACCCGCGAAAGATAGAGATCGCTTTTTGCGGTCACGTATACCAGGGCATGGGCGTGGGCCAGAGGACCCTTAAAGAGATAGGGCTCGTCGGTCAGCCCACGATTAACGTCGAGGGCGCCTGCGGGAGCGGCACGCTCTCGTTATGGGAGGCGTGGAGGACTATCGCGTACGGACAGTACGACATCGCGCTTGCCCTCGGCGTAGAGAACCTGAGCAGGGTAATGTCCGGTGGGCCGCTGCCACTCGAGGAAGACGACATAGAGGTCGCGCTCGGCATGGGCATGCCGGGGCTTTATGCAATGAGGGCGAAGAGATACATGGCGGAATACGGCGTCACGCCAGAGCAGCTCGCGAAGGTGGTCGTCAAAAGCAGACACCATGCCTCTATGAACCCGGTTGCGCAATACAGGAAAGAAACCACGATAGAAGAAGTGCTGAACGCGCCCATGATCGCGGACCCGCTCAACAGGAACATGTGCTGCCCCGTCGGGGACGCTGCGGCCGCCGCGGTCCTCTGCTCGGCCGAGCTCGTCGACAAGCTCGCGGTAAAGGAGCCTATAAAGATCCTCGGATGCGTAGCCCAGTCGGGCAAGTACTCGAGCCCCAAGGGTCTTACGTGCGATCCTTCGGAAAACGTGATGAGGACTACCAAGATGGCCTATGAGATGGCCGGTCTCGGACCCGAGGACATGGACGTGGCCGAGATACACGACGCCTTCGCCATAGCCGAGATGATGGTCTACGAAGCCCTCGGATTCTGCGGGAAAGGGGAGGGCGCCAGGCTGATAGAAGACGGAAGCACCTGGATAAACAGCGGCGGTGTAGCAGTCAATCCGGGCGGCGGGCTTCTTTCGAGAGGCCATCCCGTAGGCGCGACCGGACTCCTTCAGACGGCCGAGATCGTGTGGCAGCTCCGGGGAGAAGCGGGCGCGCGCCAGCAGAAAGACGCCAAGGTCGGTATAATCGAAACGATGGGCGGAGCCCAGCCGGCCATGGACGGGATCACCTGCGTCGTTAGCATCCTGGGTAAATAAGATTGTCATTGCGAGGCCCCGTTCGTCCTGAGCTTGTCGAAGGATGAGGGGCCGTCCTGACGAACGGCAATCACATATTTTTCTTGGCACTGCATCTTCGTCCTACACGTAGGAGTGACTTCCAGCCGCGATAATCTTCAATTCCCTCCTTTTGTAAAGGAGGGTTAGGGTGGATTTAGTATTATTCTTGGCCATACATAAACCCGTTCGTGCTGAGCTTGTCGAAGTATGAACGGGTTTATTTCTCGCGAGGTGAGTACCGCCCCTTTTATTGATAAAACCATGAATGATTTAAATGACGCAGCACGGGCATTTGTAGAGCTCGTCCTTTCTTCGAAAAACACCGTAGCCCTTACCGGAGCGGGCATAAGCACAGAATCCGGCATCCCGGACTACCGCTCCCCCGGCACGGGCCTCTGGGAGAAGATGGACCAGTCCGTAGTATCGCTGGAGGGCTTCCGGAGGGCGCCCCACCGGTACTACGACTACGCGCTCGAGCTCTACCCGGTCAGAAAATCTGCAAGGCCCAACACGGCCCACCTGATGCTCGCCGAGCTCGAAAGGAGAGGGCTCCTCAAGGGTGTAATTACACAGAACGTGGACGGGCTCCATCAGGATGCGGGCTCGGAAGAAGTCCACGAGCTCCACGGCTCCTTGAGACAGGCGGTCTGCCTCGGGTGCAGCGTGCTCGAGCCCATGGAAAGCGTCATGGAGAGAGTAATTTCCGGGGAGAACCCCCCTTTATGCAAAGAATGCGGCGGCGTGCTCAAGCCGAACGCCGTCTTCTTCGGGGAAATGCTCCCTCATGTACCCTGGCAGAGCTCTATAGAGCTTGCCCGCGGGGCCGCCCTCTTTATCACCATAGGCTCATCGCTCCAGGTCTCGCCCGCGAATACGCTTCCCGACATAGCCCTTCACGGGGGAGCCGGGCTCGTTATACTGAACCTGACCCCCACCCCCTTCGACGGGGACGCCCGGCTCGTGGTCAGGCAAAAAATAGGCGAGTTTTCCTCCGCCGTTATGGAAATTCTGGCCGCTTCAAAGGCATAAAATATAATTTATTATTTTCATCCCGGTAAAATTAAGCCTGCCGCTTAAAATTTTTTCAGATTCTTAAAAAAACCTATTGACAATACCCCGCCAACTTTGATATAAGTAGCTATGATGGGGTGTTGAATCGTAGTTATCTACGTTTCTCCTCTTGAGGTTGGTAACAATCCGGTTTTAAAAATCTATATAAGGAGGTTTGTAATATGCCAAGTCATCTAAATGTCCCTTTGAAGTATTGGGAGCTCACTAAGGAGGTTCCACCGCCTCCTATAGAGAGAGACATCAAAACGTGGATCATAGCGAACCCGTCGGACCCGCTATGGGACATCGATGTTCTCCCTCTTACCTATACTGACAGCCGCTGGTCTGCTTTCGTCGTTAGAGTAGATGCGGCTACCAGGCAGCGTCTTTGCCCGAATCCCCCTCTTACGGTTTGGGACGGAGAAAACGCAGATTTGGTCGAATACTGGTATGTCGACCACAAGAATACGATGTTAGGCCCATACCTTGAGTTCGGCGTAACGATTTCTGCTACGTACAAGGACCCGAAAGGTAATGTATGGAAAGCCGGTTACTATCCATATATGTACCTCACCGGCGACGCTCCGGTTGATGCCGGCCGTGTTCTCGGCTTCCCGAAAAAGATGTCATACATCAGGTGTACGACTCACGGCGGGGAAAAGGGAACCGATTTCTTCGGTTTTGCAATGTCCCGTAATGGCTACCTCTTGCACAGCGCAACGGGTAAATTCGATGACAAGCAGGTAACACCTCCATTCTTCTATGGGAAGACTGACTGGGGCAAGTTCAACATGAAGGTTATCACCAGACCGGATGTTTCAAGCTCAGAGTGGCAGCTTACCTATCTGCCTTCGGAGTTGCCAGCCGCATTCAACATCAAGGGCCATCGCTTCCAGATTAAGCCGGAGCATACGCGTACGGCTTCAGGCGACGCTATCAACTGGTTCGCTCAGGCGACCCCGTTTGATAACATGGGCGCTGAAATCAAGATCCAGGAAGTTACTGGTCTTATTTCGTTCGTGTTCGACCTTATCATCCCGCCGGCCAAGGTTCTCTGGACAGAGACCTATGAGCGTCCGGCCAGCTACAGGGGATATGCTACACCGTACAAGTACGGCCTGCGTCAGCAGTTCCCGATCAGCCAGGGGTCATAAGCGGTTTAGGCTTTTGTGTTTTGGGCAGTGCAACAAAGAAAACGAAAATTAATAGGAGGTATTTGCAATGGGTTTACAGGCAAATGAATATAGCTACCCGTGGTTGGCAGAGGGCGAAGTACCCCCACTACCATTAGATAGAGATAGAATTCACATAATCAGCCAGGGCGTTGCTGACCCTGTGTTTGACTATGACATTATTCCGCTCACCTATACGGAAAGCCGCTGGATGGCCTACGTTATGCGCGCGGATCTGAAAGACATGAAGGCTGTTACGCCGAAGCCGATCGACATTCAGGACGACGTAATCGAGTTCTGGTACGTTATCCACAGAAACACGATGCTTGGGCCATACATGGAAATGGGCGTAACGTTCTCGGCAGTAGTAGACTCGGGCGATGGCCAGATCTACAAAGCCGGATACTACCCCTACATGTATCTCTCCAACGATTCCCCGATTTTCGCAGGAAAGGAACCCTTCGGATTCCCGAAGAAAGCTGCTTACATCGCGGGTTTC
The window above is part of the Thermodesulfobacteriota bacterium genome. Proteins encoded here:
- a CDS encoding acetoacetate decarboxylase family protein, which translates into the protein MPSHLNVPLKYWELTKEVPPPPIERDIKTWIIANPSDPLWDIDVLPLTYTDSRWSAFVVRVDAATRQRLCPNPPLTVWDGENADLVEYWYVDHKNTMLGPYLEFGVTISATYKDPKGNVWKAGYYPYMYLTGDAPVDAGRVLGFPKKMSYIRCTTHGGEKGTDFFGFAMSRNGYLLHSATGKFDDKQVTPPFFYGKTDWGKFNMKVITRPDVSSSEWQLTYLPSELPAAFNIKGHRFQIKPEHTRTASGDAINWFAQATPFDNMGAEIKIQEVTGLISFVFDLIIPPAKVLWTETYERPASYRGYATPYKYGLRQQFPISQGS
- a CDS encoding thiolase family protein; the protein is MRDVYILGVGTTACGRFPDKAAHVLGREAAWAAIKDAGIHPRKIEIAFCGHVYQGMGVGQRTLKEIGLVGQPTINVEGACGSGTLSLWEAWRTIAYGQYDIALALGVENLSRVMSGGPLPLEEDDIEVALGMGMPGLYAMRAKRYMAEYGVTPEQLAKVVVKSRHHASMNPVAQYRKETTIEEVLNAPMIADPLNRNMCCPVGDAAAAAVLCSAELVDKLAVKEPIKILGCVAQSGKYSSPKGLTCDPSENVMRTTKMAYEMAGLGPEDMDVAEIHDAFAIAEMMVYEALGFCGKGEGARLIEDGSTWINSGGVAVNPGGGLLSRGHPVGATGLLQTAEIVWQLRGEAGARQQKDAKVGIIETMGGAQPAMDGITCVVSILGK
- a CDS encoding Sir2 family NAD-dependent protein deacetylase — protein: MNDLNDAARAFVELVLSSKNTVALTGAGISTESGIPDYRSPGTGLWEKMDQSVVSLEGFRRAPHRYYDYALELYPVRKSARPNTAHLMLAELERRGLLKGVITQNVDGLHQDAGSEEVHELHGSLRQAVCLGCSVLEPMESVMERVISGENPPLCKECGGVLKPNAVFFGEMLPHVPWQSSIELARGAALFITIGSSLQVSPANTLPDIALHGGAGLVILNLTPTPFDGDARLVVRQKIGEFSSAVMEILAASKA